The Clostridiaceae bacterium DNA window GTGGCAAAAAAAGTTTCCAGAGCAGATCAGACAGAAGTTCTGTCTTTCGGTGCAGAGATTTTGGTAGGCAGTATTATTAAATTGTGTATTCTTTTTTCCTTTGCTTTCATCATGGATATTACTG harbors:
- a CDS encoding accessory regulator AgrB, producing the protein MNEISIHKIGQALGTYVAKKVSRADQTEVLSFGAEILVGSIIKLCILFSFAFIMDIT